The stretch of DNA ACGGGGCGCCGAGCTGCTGGACGCCGGAGAAGGAGAAGGCCAGCACCAGGACCGACAGCAGCGTGCCGATCACGTTCACGCGACCGGGTTTGATGGAGGTCGCGCCAAGCAGCGTCGCCGCGAAGGCCGGCAGCAGATATTCCGGCCCGACGCTGGGCGTGCCCGTCTGCAGGATGCTGCCGAGCACGATGCCGGCGAAGCCGCTGAACAGGCCGGAGACGACGAAGGCGCCGATGATGTGGCGGCGGACCTTGATGCCGGTGAGCTCGGCCGCCCGGACGTTGGCGCCGATCACATAGAGGTTGCGTCCGACGGGCAGGCGCTCCGTCACGATCCACAGCACGACCGAGATGACCGCGACATAGACCGCCGGCAGCGGCACGCCATGGACGATCTGGGTCAGGTTGGTGAAGCTGTCCGGCAGCCCCATGCCGCTGATCTGCTCGCCGTTGGAATACCAGTTGGTGACGCCGTAGAGCAGCGTCCCGGTCCCCATCGTCGCGATGAAGGAATCGATATGGAAGACGGTGACGAGCAGGCCGTTGGCAAGGCCGATGAGGATCGACAGCAGGAGGATCAGCGCCGCGGCTTCCGGCCAGCCCAGGCCCTGGCTCACCTGCAGGCCGACGATCAGCACCTGCGCCATGCCCAGGTGATAGCCGATGGACAGGTCGAACTGCTTGGTGGCGAGCGGCACCATTTCCGCCAGCGCCAGCATCGCCGTCACCGACTGGCTGACCAGGATCGTGTTGATGTTGATGGCGCTGAAGAAGCTCGACGGCCTCAGCAGGCCGAAGACCAGCATGATCAGCAGGAAGACGAAGACGAGGCCGTAGACGGCCACGAGGTTGGACAAGGCGGCCGCCGGCGTCTGGCGCATGGGAGAGGCGCCGCCGCGCCGGAACGTGGTCTCGGACATGTCCTTCTCCGCCATCAATGCACCTGCTCGCCCTGCCCGTCCGGCAGCGAGGACCGGGTGAGGAGCCCCTCCAGCGTCAGGGCCGGGCCCGCCAGATCGGATGTGATGGCCCCGCGTCCGATGACGAGCGCCCGGTCGCACAGGCCGACGACCTCCTCGAAGTCGGAGGAGACGACGAGCACGGCCGCGCCCTCGCCTGCCATGCTGCGCAGCATGCGGTGGATGGTGCCCTTGGCGCCGATGTCGACCCCCGCGGTCGGCTCCTCCATGATGAAGAGCCTGGCGCCCGTCGCCAGCCAGCGGCCGACGAAGATCTTCTGCTGGTTGCCGCCGCTCAGCCAGTCGATGAGGGCCGCCGCATTGCGGGGGCGAACGTCGAAGCGCTCGAGCGTCTCCCTGACCGCTTCCACCTCCCGGCCCGTATCGATCGGCTTGAACAGCGCGCCCGAGATGGCCTGGATGTTGGGGAAGAGGTTCTCGCGCAGCGACATGCCGCCGAGGGCGCTCTCGCGCAGGCGGTCGCCGGCGAGCAGCGCGATGCCCTTGCCGATCCGCGCGCTGATCGGCAGGTCGGCCGGGATCACCTCCGACCCCAGCCGGATCGTGCCGGCGGTGTGGGGGTGCGCGCCGAAGATCGCGCGGCCGATCACCTCGTGCCCGGCGCCGCGCAGCCCCACCAGGCCGACGATCTCGCCCTCGTCCACGGTGAACGACAGCGGCCCCTGGCTGCCTGCGCACAGATCCTCGACGGCGAGGAGCGGCGCCGTCCTGCGGTCCTGCGCGGCGGGCGGATGGTGGATCTGCAGGTCGCGGCCGAGCATGTCACGGATGATCGCTTCGGTCGTCAGCCCCCCGATCGGGCTCGATCGCACGTGACGGCCGTCGCGCAGCACCGTGACGCGATCGACCAGGCCGAAAAGTTCGTTCAGCCGGTGGCTGACATAGAGGATGCTCGTGCCCGAGGCGCGCAGGCGCCGCAGCACCTCGAACAGGTGCAGGGCATCGGGGCCCGGAAGCGAAGCGGTCGGCTCGTCCAGGACCACGATCCGCGCATTGCGCGAGAGAGCGCGCACGATGCCGAGGATCGCCTTGCCGGCGGCGCTCAGCGACCCCACCGGCGCACGCGGGTCCGGCGGGTCGATGGCCATTCCGCCATAGATGCGTTCGGCCTGCCGCCACACGCCCTTCCAGGAGATCAGCCCCGCGCGGCACGGAAACCCCGCCACCAGCGCGACGTTCTCGCCGATGCTGAGTTCGTCGACCAGGCCGAGGTCCTGATGGACGAAGGCGATCGGCACCGGCTCCAGGTAGGGATTGACGCGGCTGCCCGCCACGACGATCTCCCCCTGGTCGGGCTGGAAGATGCCGGCGAGGATCTTGATCAGCGTCGACTTGCCGGCCCCGTTCTCGCCGACCAGCGCATGGATCTCGCCTTGTCCGATCGTCAGGTCCACGCCGTCCAGGGCCAGCGTGCCGACGAATCGCTTGGTAAGGCCGCGGATCTCGATCGCGGGTGGCGCATCGGTTGCCATGGGGTCTCGCCTGAAACTTCGGGAATCCGTCGCCGCCCCCCGGCCGGAAGGCCTCGCCTGTTGCGGATGCGCCAGGCAGTGGCATGAGGGAGGCTGCATGCCGCCGCCTCCGCCGTCGCGGCCCTCACTGGCAGGCCGTGCTGGTGCCTTTCCAGATGTTGACATAGTGGCAGGCGAAGTTGTTGCTCGGCACGAATTCGTTGTTCTTGCCGCCTTCGCTGTCCACATTGTCCTTCACGATCAGGAACACGGGCTGCACGAAGTGCGCCGGCTCCTGCCCGGCCATGGCGCGCACCACGGCGTCCACGGCCATGTAGCCGAAGAGGGAGCTGGGCTCGGGCACGCTCGCCACCTCGAAGCCGCCCTTGCGGATCATGTCGTAGGCCGAGGGCGGGGCATCGGCGCCGACGAGCTTGATCTTGTCGGTGGAGGCGCCGGCGGCCCTGAGGGCGGCGGCCACGTTGGTGTAATAGCCGTCGCAGCAGGTGGTCATCCACCAGCTGTCGCCGTAGCGGGCGAGGAGGCCGGACACGGCCGGGTTCATGCGGGCCGAGGCATCGCCCAGCGGCATGTTGATGGTCTCCAGCATCTTGCAGCCGGGACAGTTGGCGATCGGCGTCGTCGTCGCCTTGGCCTTGAAGCGGGCGATGGCGTAGCTGTTGTCCACCATGTGGATGTCCTGACCCTTGCCCTCGGACATGGCGATCACGTAGGCGGCCTCGGTCTGGCCGATCTCGGCCGGGTTCGAGACGATGTTGTGATAGAGGCCGAGCTCGGGGCTGGGGCCCGGGAAGGCGGTGGCGTGGATGCCGATCACCGGGATATGGCGGGCCATCGCGTCCTTGATCGGCTTTTGCAGCGCATTGGCGTCCGCCGGGGTGATGATCGCCGCGGGGTTCGAGGCGAGCGCCTGCTGCATGGCGGCCAGCGTGCCGCTGACGGTGCCCTGGCCGTTGAACGTCATGACCTTCCAGCCCAGAGCCTTGGCGCCTTCTTCCACGCCTTTGCCCCACAGCACATGCGGCGTGTAGGACTGGTCGGGCGAGACATAGGCGATGGTGAAGCTGCCCTCGGGCGCCTTCGGCCCGCTGGTCGGGCCCTTCCATTCGGTCTGCGGCTTGGTGCGCTCGGCAACGATCGCCTTGGCCTCGTCGACGGAGAGCTTGTCCTGGATGACCGGCTCCGGCCAGGCCGGGAAAGGCTCAGCCCGGGTCTGGGCGAGAGCGGAGCCCGCTGCCAAGGCCGGAACCAGGGTGGCGCCGAGCATGGCCGCCCGTACCGAGCCGGCCCCGAAGACGTGTCTGCACAGTCGCTTGAGCATTGGTTTCCTCCTGAACGTTTCTTGATCACTTCGTTGGTCGAGTGAGCTGTCGGCCGCGGCGCCGGATCGATCCCGGATTGGACCTATTCCGCCGCAACTCTCTGGGGGCGCCCGGCCGGCCAGGCTTCCGGCGCGGCTTTCGGCCCGAACGTGCCCGCCGCGCCCGCATCCTGCATGGTGCGCAGGTGATAGAGCGTGGTGGTGTCGATGAGATCGACCATGTCGTAGGTGATGGGCGCGTCGACCGGCACGTCGCGGCGCAGCTTCGCACCGGTGAGGAGGCCCAGCGGCACGACGTTCTCCGCCTTCGCCGTCTCATAGAGGTCGTTCAGCGCGTAGACGGTCGAGCCGCCGGCCCCGTCGATGACGGCGCCCGCCTTGAGCGGTCCCTTCGCGGCGGCGAAGACCTCCGTCACCAGCCCGAGTCTCGGCACGATGGTCGGATGGGTGAACTCCACCGCATTGACGATCGAGAGCGGGATCTCGTTGGTCACGAGATGGTAGGGCGTATACATGTTGTAGTAGCCGTCCGAGCCCGTCACATCGAGATAGTTCAGGTCCTCGCGCACCTGCGGATGGTCGGTGTAGACGCACAGGAACACGCCGGGCGTGACGCTGCGGTCGAAGTCGATCGAGCCGTCGGGGTGCTTCAGCGGCCGCGCATAGTCGACGACGCCGCGGCGATCGAGGATCCCGCCTTCGCTCTTGGGGCGGAAGAGCTCGGGGATTTCGTTCACTCCGGCCACCGGCCCGTGCATGCCGCGGATGTCGGGCACGAGGCCGGTGTAGTTGGAGATGCACGCCATCTCGATCATGGTCTTGGTGGCATCGCGGAAGGTGACGAGGAAATGCGGGTTCACGCCCAGGCGCCTGGCGTCCTCGGCGACGCTGTCGGGGGTGGCGTAGCGGTCGAAGAGGCCGATGCTGGAAGGCGCCTTGCCCACGGCCACGATCTCGAAGCCGAGGCCGGCATAGCGGTCGTAATACTCCGCGATGAGACCGGGCTCGTCGCCTGACGAGACGGTGTAGACCACGCCCGCCGCCTGGGCCATCCGGTGGAGGATCGGCCCGACGACGACGTCGGTCTCGACGTTCAGCATCACCACGTGCTTGCGGGCCAGGATCGAGCGCATCGCCACGCGAGCGCCGATGTCGGGACTGCCGGTCGCCTCGACCACGACGTCGATCTCCAGCTCCGACAGGATCTCCGCATCCTCGGTCGCCACGGGCCGCCCGGCGCGAATGGCATCGGCGGCGGCCGAGATGCTGTTGGTGACGACCACATCCTCGCGTCGGTGGCCGCAGAGCTCGAAG from Labrys wisconsinensis encodes:
- a CDS encoding ABC transporter permease, with product MSETTFRRGGASPMRQTPAAALSNLVAVYGLVFVFLLIMLVFGLLRPSSFFSAININTILVSQSVTAMLALAEMVPLATKQFDLSIGYHLGMAQVLIVGLQVSQGLGWPEAAALILLLSILIGLANGLLVTVFHIDSFIATMGTGTLLYGVTNWYSNGEQISGMGLPDSFTNLTQIVHGVPLPAVYVAVISVVLWIVTERLPVGRNLYVIGANVRAAELTGIKVRRHIIGAFVVSGLFSGFAGIVLGSILQTGTPSVGPEYLLPAFAATLLGATSIKPGRVNVIGTLLSVLVLAFSFSGVQQLGAPFYVQYFFNGGILIVAVGLSVYAARRRQRAAIAARSSKA
- a CDS encoding sugar ABC transporter ATP-binding protein, which codes for MATDAPPAIEIRGLTKRFVGTLALDGVDLTIGQGEIHALVGENGAGKSTLIKILAGIFQPDQGEIVVAGSRVNPYLEPVPIAFVHQDLGLVDELSIGENVALVAGFPCRAGLISWKGVWRQAERIYGGMAIDPPDPRAPVGSLSAAGKAILGIVRALSRNARIVVLDEPTASLPGPDALHLFEVLRRLRASGTSILYVSHRLNELFGLVDRVTVLRDGRHVRSSPIGGLTTEAIIRDMLGRDLQIHHPPAAQDRRTAPLLAVEDLCAGSQGPLSFTVDEGEIVGLVGLRGAGHEVIGRAIFGAHPHTAGTIRLGSEVIPADLPISARIGKGIALLAGDRLRESALGGMSLRENLFPNIQAISGALFKPIDTGREVEAVRETLERFDVRPRNAAALIDWLSGGNQQKIFVGRWLATGARLFIMEEPTAGVDIGAKGTIHRMLRSMAGEGAAVLVVSSDFEEVVGLCDRALVIGRGAITSDLAGPALTLEGLLTRSSLPDGQGEQVH
- a CDS encoding substrate-binding domain-containing protein; its protein translation is MLKRLCRHVFGAGSVRAAMLGATLVPALAAGSALAQTRAEPFPAWPEPVIQDKLSVDEAKAIVAERTKPQTEWKGPTSGPKAPEGSFTIAYVSPDQSYTPHVLWGKGVEEGAKALGWKVMTFNGQGTVSGTLAAMQQALASNPAAIITPADANALQKPIKDAMARHIPVIGIHATAFPGPSPELGLYHNIVSNPAEIGQTEAAYVIAMSEGKGQDIHMVDNSYAIARFKAKATTTPIANCPGCKMLETINMPLGDASARMNPAVSGLLARYGDSWWMTTCCDGYYTNVAAALRAAGASTDKIKLVGADAPPSAYDMIRKGGFEVASVPEPSSLFGYMAVDAVVRAMAGQEPAHFVQPVFLIVKDNVDSEGGKNNEFVPSNNFACHYVNIWKGTSTACQ
- a CDS encoding NAD(P)H-dependent oxidoreductase, which gives rise to MFKQALDRRADQGRPIQVGFVGAGRMGTGAICQIGLMKGIRTAVIADISTERVVRAFELCGHRREDVVVTNSISAAADAIRAGRPVATEDAEILSELEIDVVVEATGSPDIGARVAMRSILARKHVVMLNVETDVVVGPILHRMAQAAGVVYTVSSGDEPGLIAEYYDRYAGLGFEIVAVGKAPSSIGLFDRYATPDSVAEDARRLGVNPHFLVTFRDATKTMIEMACISNYTGLVPDIRGMHGPVAGVNEIPELFRPKSEGGILDRRGVVDYARPLKHPDGSIDFDRSVTPGVFLCVYTDHPQVREDLNYLDVTGSDGYYNMYTPYHLVTNEIPLSIVNAVEFTHPTIVPRLGLVTEVFAAAKGPLKAGAVIDGAGGSTVYALNDLYETAKAENVVPLGLLTGAKLRRDVPVDAPITYDMVDLIDTTTLYHLRTMQDAGAAGTFGPKAAPEAWPAGRPQRVAAE